Proteins found in one Corynebacterium zhongnanshanii genomic segment:
- the rfbB gene encoding dTDP-glucose 4,6-dehydratase, with amino-acid sequence MRTFRYLLVTGGAGFIGSNFVHRTLETRPDVCVHVLDAMTYAANPDNLIVPDAQRARLQFTRGSVVDVETVSRVLSGLVAQAEADGYDASSVAIVHFAAESHNDNSLLDPGLFARTNVEGTVVLAEAAVRCGVHLHHISTDEVFGDLALDDPARFTVETPYAPSSPYSASKAAADHFVRACVRSRGLSATISNCSNNYGPRQHPEKFIPRQITGLLGGEKPRLYGAGDNVRDWIHVDDHNDAVWTILERGEVGQTYLIGADGERSNREVVGDLLALFEKPSDWFVHVTDRPGHDRRYAIDPSSTESLGWSPRYTSFAEGLAATVEWYRSHPEWWGATRAEAEEKYSATEKVL; translated from the coding sequence ATGCGCACATTCCGCTATCTGCTGGTCACGGGCGGCGCGGGCTTCATTGGCTCGAACTTTGTGCACCGGACGCTGGAGACGCGCCCTGACGTGTGCGTGCACGTGCTCGATGCGATGACGTATGCGGCGAATCCGGATAATCTGATTGTCCCCGACGCCCAGCGTGCCCGCCTCCAGTTCACCCGAGGGTCTGTGGTGGATGTGGAGACGGTCTCTCGCGTGCTGTCTGGGCTGGTCGCGCAGGCTGAGGCCGATGGCTATGATGCGTCCAGCGTGGCGATTGTGCATTTCGCGGCGGAGTCCCACAACGATAATTCCCTTCTGGATCCGGGGTTGTTTGCGCGGACGAATGTGGAGGGCACGGTGGTGCTGGCGGAGGCCGCGGTGCGTTGTGGGGTGCATCTGCACCACATTTCCACCGATGAGGTGTTTGGGGATTTAGCGTTGGATGATCCGGCGCGTTTTACGGTGGAGACGCCGTATGCTCCGAGTTCACCGTATTCCGCGTCTAAGGCGGCGGCGGATCATTTTGTGCGGGCGTGTGTGCGTTCCCGGGGGCTGAGTGCCACGATCAGTAATTGTTCCAATAATTATGGGCCGCGGCAGCATCCGGAGAAGTTTATTCCGCGGCAGATTACTGGGTTATTGGGTGGCGAGAAGCCGCGTTTATATGGGGCCGGGGATAATGTGCGTGACTGGATTCATGTGGACGACCACAATGATGCGGTGTGGACGATTCTGGAGCGCGGTGAGGTGGGGCAGACCTATTTGATCGGTGCCGATGGCGAGCGGTCGAATAGGGAAGTAGTGGGGGATTTGTTGGCTCTTTTTGAGAAGCCCTCGGACTGGTTCGTGCATGTGACGGACCGGCCGGGGCACGATCGCAGGTATGCGATCGACCCCTCCAGTACGGAGTCTTTGGGCTGGTCACCGCGCTACACCAGTTTTGCTGAGGGGCTGGCCGCCACGGTGGAGTGGTACCGGTCCCATCCGGAGTGGTGGGGCGCTACGCGCGCTGAGGCGGAGGAGAAGTATAGCGCCACGGAGAAAGTGCTATAG
- the ccsB gene encoding c-type cytochrome biogenesis protein CcsB — protein sequence MMVNQNLADFSDLAFKTTIGVYLLALVFSLVYYGLFNIVAELRRDRAAALRGEAASNSQVKQKVAVGASGTAEAAGAGDGARVGEQDLPERLKDEYILRRARRTDQFGGIAQALVWLGVAVHLVHSVTRGLANSRFPWGNLFEYIMTVTLAAMLISVVMISRKSMRVMWPWILTPVVGLMFYGGTKLYAESGPLVPALNSYWYSIHVSTVSIGGSIGLISGVFSIMYLVRRTQPKGQERGVLGKIVAPLPAADKLDALAYRTCVWALPIFGLGVIFGAIWADGAWGRFWGWDPKETVSLITWLLYAAYLHARATPGWRNWSSWINVVAFGAMVFNLFFINMVVSGLHSYAGLS from the coding sequence ATGATGGTTAACCAAAACTTGGCTGATTTCTCGGACTTGGCCTTCAAGACCACTATCGGCGTGTACCTTCTGGCGCTCGTCTTTTCTTTGGTTTATTACGGACTGTTCAATATTGTGGCGGAGCTGCGTCGGGATCGTGCGGCGGCGTTGAGGGGAGAAGCGGCGTCGAACTCCCAGGTGAAGCAGAAGGTTGCGGTGGGCGCGTCCGGAACGGCCGAGGCAGCAGGCGCGGGCGACGGCGCACGCGTGGGGGAGCAGGATCTCCCGGAGCGGCTGAAGGACGAGTACATCCTGCGGCGCGCACGCCGCACGGACCAGTTCGGCGGCATTGCGCAGGCGCTGGTGTGGCTGGGCGTGGCGGTGCACCTGGTGCACTCGGTGACTCGAGGCCTTGCGAACAGCCGCTTCCCGTGGGGCAACCTGTTCGAGTACATCATGACCGTCACCCTGGCTGCGATGCTGATTTCTGTGGTGATGATCAGCCGCAAGTCCATGCGCGTGATGTGGCCGTGGATCCTCACTCCGGTGGTGGGGCTGATGTTCTACGGCGGCACGAAGCTGTACGCGGAGTCCGGCCCGCTGGTGCCGGCGCTGAATAGTTACTGGTATTCCATCCACGTGTCCACGGTGTCCATTGGTGGTTCCATCGGTTTGATCTCTGGTGTGTTTTCCATCATGTACCTGGTGCGCCGTACCCAGCCGAAGGGGCAGGAGCGCGGTGTGCTGGGCAAGATCGTGGCGCCGTTGCCGGCCGCGGATAAGTTGGACGCGTTGGCGTACCGGACGTGTGTGTGGGCGCTGCCGATCTTCGGCCTGGGCGTGATTTTCGGCGCGATCTGGGCCGATGGTGCGTGGGGCCGTTTCTGGGGATGGGACCCGAAGGAGACGGTGTCCCTGATCACGTGGCTGCTGTATGCAGCGTATCTGCACGCGCGCGCCACCCCGGGCTGGCGTAACTGGTCCTCCTGGATCAACGTGGTGGCCTTTGGTGCGATGGTGTTCAACCTGTTCTTCATCAACATGGTTGTGTCCGGTCTGCACTCCTACGCGGGCCTGAGCTAA
- the resB gene encoding cytochrome c biogenesis protein ResB codes for MQLTPKSILGLPKKGWQWLTKMKTALVLLFLVAIAAVPGALLPQRSLNAGKVEEYIQANGKTAEVFDKIGLFDVFSSPWFTAVYVLLFVSLVGCIIPRSWDHYKALRTNPPAAPKVLRRMPRHVEGTVAVAPQALQEQLRKRFKGWNVSETPAEEDKQGKWSLSAEKGYLREFANLVFHLSLVGVLVAVAVGRLTYYEGQVIVVAGTDGEQSQFCNGAVSNFDSFRHGALFDGTGLSPFCVDVRDFKAEYTPNGQAVDFESDIRHANGQQVFQDSDTWEAATLKVNHPLRMYGDRVYLQGHGYAPTFTIEWPNGEKRTDTVQFRPDDLVNFLSSGAVRWDPPAGMYPDLFERRQKQISIQGLFAPTAAFSGDNGSILSSSYPAMTDPAVAIDVYRGDTGLDAGVAQSIFSLDPRSMHNGSLSKLDRVNLSQGESVTLDDGTKITFDGAKEFVNLQISHDPTTTWVLFFSILMVLSLVGSLMVKRRRIWVRIAPADERAESSHVEIAGLARTDSAGWGAEFNRRAEEILGLDEEDLDEADGSAVTDWETRYDDGLDDRLSDRL; via the coding sequence ATGCAGCTCACGCCGAAGAGCATCCTGGGACTTCCCAAGAAGGGTTGGCAGTGGCTGACCAAAATGAAGACCGCGCTGGTTCTTTTGTTCTTGGTCGCGATCGCCGCTGTCCCCGGTGCCTTGTTGCCGCAGCGTTCGCTGAACGCCGGCAAGGTGGAGGAGTACATCCAGGCTAACGGCAAAACGGCGGAGGTGTTCGACAAGATCGGCCTGTTCGACGTGTTCAGCTCCCCGTGGTTCACCGCCGTGTACGTCCTGCTGTTCGTTTCCCTAGTGGGCTGCATCATTCCGCGTTCCTGGGATCACTACAAGGCCCTGCGCACCAACCCGCCGGCCGCGCCGAAGGTGCTTCGCCGCATGCCTCGGCATGTTGAGGGCACGGTGGCGGTCGCACCGCAGGCTCTGCAGGAGCAGCTGCGGAAGCGGTTCAAGGGCTGGAATGTCTCGGAGACTCCCGCCGAGGAGGATAAGCAGGGCAAGTGGTCCCTGTCCGCGGAGAAGGGGTATCTGCGCGAGTTCGCGAACCTTGTGTTCCACCTTTCCCTGGTGGGCGTGCTGGTGGCTGTGGCCGTGGGGCGCCTGACCTACTACGAGGGCCAGGTCATTGTTGTCGCCGGCACGGACGGGGAACAGTCCCAGTTCTGTAATGGCGCCGTGTCTAACTTTGACTCCTTCCGCCACGGCGCCCTGTTCGATGGCACGGGCTTGTCCCCGTTCTGCGTGGATGTGCGCGATTTCAAGGCGGAGTACACTCCGAATGGCCAGGCTGTGGACTTCGAGTCCGATATCCGCCACGCCAACGGCCAGCAGGTGTTCCAGGATTCGGACACCTGGGAGGCCGCGACCCTCAAGGTGAACCACCCGCTGCGCATGTATGGCGACCGCGTGTACCTGCAGGGCCACGGCTATGCGCCCACGTTCACCATCGAGTGGCCGAATGGGGAGAAGCGCACGGATACTGTCCAGTTCCGTCCGGATGATTTGGTGAACTTCCTGTCCTCCGGTGCAGTGCGGTGGGATCCGCCGGCGGGCATGTACCCGGATCTGTTTGAGCGGCGTCAGAAGCAGATTTCCATTCAGGGTCTGTTCGCCCCGACCGCGGCGTTTTCGGGGGATAACGGCAGCATCCTGTCCTCTTCCTATCCTGCGATGACGGATCCTGCGGTGGCGATTGACGTCTACCGCGGTGATACCGGCTTGGACGCGGGCGTGGCCCAGAGCATTTTCAGCTTGGATCCGCGCAGCATGCACAACGGTTCCCTGTCGAAGCTAGATCGCGTGAACCTGTCCCAGGGCGAGTCCGTGACCTTGGACGATGGCACGAAAATCACCTTCGATGGTGCGAAGGAGTTCGTGAACCTGCAGATTTCGCATGATCCGACCACCACCTGGGTGCTGTTTTTCTCCATCCTGATGGTGCTGAGTCTGGTGGGATCGTTGATGGTGAAACGACGCCGAATCTGGGTGCGCATCGCCCCCGCCGACGAACGTGCGGAATCCTCCCATGTGGAGATCGCCGGCCTGGCCCGCACCGATTCTGCGGGTTGGGGTGCGGAGTTTAATCGCCGCGCAGAGGAGATCCTGGGCTTGGATGAGGAAGACTTGGATGAGGCCGATGGCTCGGCGGTGACCGATTGGGAGACCCGCTACGACGATGGCTTGGATGATCGCCTGTCCGACCGGCTGTAG